TTTCCAGCCTCTGCTGTCTTGGCGTTAAATATGACGGCCTGCCGCCCGCGCGGCAGATTGTTATTTTGCAAACGCTAGATGAAATGAAGCATATCTAAGCCGCTGGTCACATCTTATTCtgtcaatttcattttaataaattgctGCATTGTATGTATCTTGTCACCCAACCAAACGTGCATGAATTGAcatgtgcatatatgcatatgtatacgGCACGCAGTCACGTACCGTATATCGACGTATTGTTTACTGTTGGGTGCATCCTGCAGGTGGGTGCTCCCCTTCATTGGTCACATGGGTATATGCACCTCTTCCGGAGTCATACGAGATTTTGCAGGATCATACTTTGTCTCGGTGAGTATCTCTTTTCGCTCGCGGGTTAATCCACGCGTGTGTCAGATGCAATAAGAGGGGCCTCGCCTCCCTTGTGGCCCAGGGGAGTGAGGTGGGACGTGAATTACAATGCGAACCTCTAGTCTCAGATGTCACACGGACGCGCAGAGTGGAGCCTGTTAACCGAGGATGAATGGGAGTAGTGGCCTTGAGGTCCTTAAAGATATATTTACTCATCATTTCTGGGATccactgtattttgtgtttttaaatacatctgTCTGAATTTCACAATTTCGTCAAGCATAAGCTCACTTGCATGCTTcattaaaatgtgacttttttttttttccaggaggaCAACATGGGCTTTGGTAGACCAACAAAGTAAGtttattaatcaaaatattgtattttaatagtATTTCAACAAGTAGTTCACACcaaatcacacattttaaatgaacacattgattgattgataacTTACATTGCAGGTATTGGAAGCTTGATGTGGACAAAGTCTGTGGTAACGGAGCTGCCACATGGGATAAAGCCGTGCACGATGCGTCTGAGGAATACAAATGTAGGCCGGTAAGACAATATTTAGGATTTTCAATACACACGTTTCCATATTAATATTCATATAATGATAtctacttttttctgtttcactgaaGCACAATCTATGCTTTGATAACTGCCATTCCCACGTTGCAATGGCCCTCAACCTTATGCGCTACAACAACAGCACGTCTTGGAACATGGTGAACCTGTGCTTGCTGTCTCTCATTAATGGAAAACACGTGAGGTACGTATTTTAGCCTTCATTCTGCCATTTGTCGGAGCACTGTAagaaatatgtgtatatagacCAAAGTCCTACCCTGCATCCAAGGGAGCATCTGTTCCATGGGCCTCCGGTTCCCAGTGTACTCCGCCATAGAGGGTCTTCATGGTTTTTCTCAAGCTCAATCATGACACTGGGGTACCTATCCTCTACTGTGCCAGGGAGTAATATTTTATCATCTAATTATTTTACCAGGGTAAAGCAATGATTAATTTGCTAGCATTTCCAGCTACAGCtgtacattacattcatttgacagctCTTTTCGTCCAAAGGGACTGCCGTTTCTCTCCTCATACCTACATACATCAGTAGCAGTTAGGGAGTTTGGGTCACTTCAACATCTGAACGGAAGCCGCTGGGGATCAAACTACCTACCCCATGTTTAATGGTCTACCAACTCTACTGCCTGACCTACAGCTGCCTCATGGGTGTGCAGCTGCAGTGCATTCTTGATTGTAAACATCACCTatacttttttgattttaagttCTGGTCGTCTCGGTTTTGCTCGTACTGATTGACATTCTTTACAACATATGACaccctctatccttagaccctTGGTTTTTGTaagggaccccccccccaaaaaaaaaatgtaaaagggagaaagaagtgCAGAAGTAACCATAGTAGAATTAAAAATTGTCAGTGGAAAAATATGGTTGCTGATGGTACATACCTGAAACATCTTCACCGCAATCATGTACACGCACTGTGAAATTGCTCTGCTGCCGGACGCTCGTGAGCATTAAGACACATACGGCTCAGAGAGCCCCCCCTCATTATTCTCTGCTGACCTACATAGAGACCGCTGGTGTCACAGTTTGTGCTGGCTCTGCACATACGCTCCCACGGCCCAGGAGTCTTTTAAACAGAAGGCGGAATCATGTAATTCATCACTGACAGCAGCGCTCCCCTCTGTGTCACCACTGGAGGTCACCTCTCTGCTGGGGCTCCCTGCGCAGGCTGGGTAGGAAGGACATTAAGACAGCAGGCTGGGGTGCAGCCACggggagagaggggagctgTGGGTCTCTGGGAGTAAGGATATTGGACCTTGTGATACTTCGACACACCTCACATGTCATTGTCTGTCCAAAACAATGCAGTAGTGGGTGTTTTTACCCACTGTGctacatacttacacacacactcacaatatCCTGGTTTAGATGATTACTCTAACACACTCTTaccctctttctgtccttcagCTGGGCAGCGTTCCTCAAGACCTGGCTGCCGTTCCTCATGTTGTGTGGAGTACTCGCCACCTTCATCCTAACATTCAACCTACAGTAATGGAGCGAGCAGAACAATGGGATGACTCACAGAGTTTGCTTATACTTTATACATTGTCATTGACATGAATGATGTGCTTTCACGGGACATTTGTTCATACAAAAAATACCACATGAAGGACTTAATGACCTGTAGTGATCCGTAGTGATCTAGTTTCTAGGAGGGTAAATCGGGTCAGCCTAGCTGTTTCTGGGTAGTTATGAAATCAAAaaatagttttacttttttttgttatttacgTATTTATGAATAAGTAAGGTTTTAgctacagtatttacaaaacatCTCTTCAATATTTAccattactgttgttttttttgttttttgtttttttacacatactgggttctgtgtttttgtttaacttgtTAAGAGGATTATGAGGGAAGAACACTACAGGAGGGCAATGGTGGTGAGTTCcagttctgtatttttcatggaTGGTAACGATGAATGTGTCTCCAGTCTGGCTAATGTGCATTTCATTAGTGAACGGCCACGAAATGGACCACAAAATCCTAATGCTGAAATGTATTCATCAATTATTTGTCTAAGAGATATGAGCTACTACCAAAGATAGACTGATGTAGGACccacatgtgaaaaaaaagtgatattgtCCTCCTCCCTCCAATCTACTTTCCTCTGGtgtataaaagacaaatgtgtgaaggggttttttttttttcctttaacgtGTCTGTAATGCTTGCTTTTCTCCAGACAGAAATTGAATGCTTTCAAACTATGAGCAAtactacattacattattaggtattatttattttgttgtttttaatgcaatGTACCTGAAAgagtattatttattattgtgtaTCTCTCTATCAGTTTAAAATTTCTCTTTGGATGTGCTTTAGCCTTTTTTACGTCTCCCCTGTCAGACTGTGGTGTAGGTCACGGGCTGTGGACGCCCTAATCGTCGTCTGTACCTTTAAGGAAAGCACGTACCTTTTTCATCCGTGACATGGACTAACCGTCAATTTACAGGAACCTTTATTCCCGGAGTAGAGCAGAAAAGGAGGGACTGATGCTGGAGCGAGCAGTCTTTGCTGCCTCTGCAGTAGTTGATTAGTTTGTGAGAACAAAAAGCTTAGCATAAAATTTAGAATTTCACTTATTAATTTACATGGAATCaagtttttctctgctgtaattCATACTCTTTTGTGTTAACAGAGATGTGTATTTTTGCAGTCCGCGTGTTTTTGGGGATTCTTCTTCTTGCACGATACCAGTGCTTTGAGTGTCCTTTTGGTTGTGAGTGTTTTGCTGTCACTCGCTcggtgaaatgtgtttctaaggATCTGCTCACGGTGCCACAAAGCATTCCTGGATATGCAAGAACTGTCATCATCACAGGGAATAATATACACCAGATTGCACCTGATTCATTTTCAGAGATGGAGAATATCACCAACATCATTTTAAGCAATAATAGGTGAGAATGTCAGTGTTTGCCTTTTTGCTTCATTAATTTATATTAATCCATATTTGGACGATATGACTAACTTTGTTGATGTGTATCCAATAAAAAACTGTCTTTCTGTGAATGTgggttttattcatttactttgaCAGCACAGTGAGATGCATGGTTTGTATCCAGGGGTGAGAATAATATTTAATGTCTAAGGACAGAAGTTACAGTGTTAGTCGTCTTCACAGGATTACACAGTTGGCATCCCACAGCTTCTCTGCCCTCGTCAACCTGCGCTTCCTGGACCTCAGTGGGAACCAGGTGGCGCTCATCCATCCGGAGTCTCTCAGTATACCTGGCAGTCCCCTTCAGGAGCTCAACCTGAGCCGCTCGCTGTACAACTTCACCGCCCTGACGGACCTCGCCACGGTTCTGCGCTGGGGTGGCCTCAAGGGGCTGCTCCGCCTCGACCTCTCTGGGAACCACCTTGCTCTGCTCCCCCCGGGGATGTTCTCCCACCTCCCCAATCTGCAGCAGCTCTTCCTCAATAACAACTCTATGGTAGCTGTCTACAGTGGGACCCTCTCTGGTATGAACCATCTGGAGGTGCTAGACCTGACACAGAATGCCTTCATGACATTCAGGGCTGATGCTCTACAAGAGCTAGAGAAGCTTGGGAACAGCCGCATCCTTCTCGGTGACAACCCCTATACTTGCTCTTGTGAAATCCGTCATTTTGTCTCTTGGCTGAATGAATCAAGAGCTCAGCTAGATGTGAATGCCTTGAGATGTGCCTCACCAAGGGAGTTAACCAACACCCAGCTGCGTGGGCTCAGTGTCCAGGCTATTGGCTGCGCTGTTCCAGTCCAAGAAGAGGTGGCTGACCTCACCCTGCAGACATCCTATGTTTTCCTAGGGCTGGTGCTGGGGTTTGTGGGGATGGTCTTTCTCTTTGTGCTCTACCTGAATCGCAAAGGCATGAAGAAGTGGATCAATGAAATGAGAGATGCATGTAGGGACGTTCTGGAGGGATATCACTACCGATATGAGATTGACTCGGACCCCCGGCTGGGGCACATCTCAGCAGGCAACGGTGGCAGCCGGGCACAAGGGCTTTTAAGATTAGATCTGTCACAGCACCTGCCACATGACACCTGTATTGTCCAGGTTTCCACAGACACACGGGTCAAACAGGTGACAACTTCCCCACCTGTGACCTTATGATCTCTTActgaaactaaaataatttgacaaaatatgagCTAGATGTAGCTATGAATAGTTTAGGCCAGtaaatttataaattaattttatgtttatgaGCTTATAACTTATAAATCTCCCCCTAAAAgtacctttgtgtttttgaggcACTGGAGCATAGCATACATAAACTGacattaatactgtatatttgccaTAAATTTTATAAGAATAAAGTACATAAAGTAGAATGAAATCAAACTAGAtggaaaacatttcagttattaacttttttttcttgctttttggtataatgtttatatatatatagacatactGAAGAAGACTGCCAGATAGATAAATGATATAGATAGTATCTCGGCAGCATGGAAAATATATGTTGACCTAATGAACTGTAATCCATAGTCTCCCAGTAAATTTTAGAATAGGTCTTTATTAGATTTTCTATGCTtcaagtggaaagaaaaaaaaaatcaattctcaAATCTAATTAGCTATGGTTCTTTATTTTGTAGTATTCATAATGTGATCTGTATTACAATAGTCAAGGGAAGAGGTATTAAAGCCACTGTAAGATGTGAAatctgtatttatattaatcacaaataaaacatgtatttaattttcttgttcatcttttttttttttttgcgactGCAGCAAAACCGCAAAACACCATGCTACACAAACTCATGCTGCTCTCTAGGTGAGGTGGCCCCTACTATTTCTAttcaaagagtgtgtgtgtgtgtgtgtgtgtgtgtgtgtgtgattaagTGTTTCCATAGAGGGAAAAATAGAGCAGGATTGAAGATACTTGGGAAGACACCTACCGGCCGTGCACCTCTATGTGGTTGTCAGACctaccttgtgtgtgtgtgtgtgtgtgtgtgtgtgtttacagcacGCTATTATGAATAAGTCCGCCTGTAAAATGTAGAGTGCAGGATTTCATCCTCAGTCGTTTCGCTGCATCACATGGTACAACAGTACAATCTGCCTAGTGAAAGCtcaggtgttttatttttcaccttttaatCAACTAAagccattttctctttctctttttttcttgttctgttgcactatttctgtatttttattcccCGGCCGTGATTTGCCCccttttttgttgacttttattGTCTTATCTTTCTCCccttgaccccccccccccccttcgcTACTTTTATATCCGCCTCGCGTGACGTCACGAATCACCTGTGGGTGGGTGTAGGATCTGGAGATTAGCTGTAGCCGCAGGTAATAGCCAAACATTGGGAGACTGTCGGCAGCGCGAGGCTGTGAGTTTTACCAAAAGAAGGACGACACTGCCCCGAGCCGTGCTGTCCGGTCGAGGCGCCTCACCTTAGGTTTGCAGAGTTTGTTGTTTCGTGGAAGTAAACACACCTGGAAATCGGTGTCcgtgtttttttgggttttttttcctctgtttgaggCGCTAGCAGAGCAAAGTTTTCCCTCTGAGACTTCCGCGGTTTGCTCGCAAGTTATCTTGGATAAAAGACGACCACAACTGTTTCCTCTTATGCGGTAAGTGAATGTTttgtaagtaaaataaaaaaaacggtTAAATGTTGAATGTGATTTGGTCTGAACAGGTTTCTTGCGCATGTACCGTAGGCCAAACAAGCTTTAAGGGCGAAATGGgccatattattattatcaatccactcagttttatttacattctgAGAATTTCACAGAAGGTGGCGTTACTGGAAGTTGAAGGTTTAATATTGGAGTCTTAGATGCAGGCTATTTTAATGCGCTCTGGCGCGTTTACTGCTGCAAGCCTGTGTGGCAACGAAAGGGGAGGTTTACACCTGGTGATTATTTCTAAACATGCCTCTCCCACAGGTCCCAGGCCTTTTGAGCCATGCCTGGCCACAGCACAGGGGCTAACCAGGCGTCCCGCCACTACAAACACCACATCTCCAGCTCCAGAGCAGAGAAGTACAGGCAGTCACGGACTATATCCAGGGACAGCACAGCCAGTCAAGAATCCCACAAGGATCCTCATTGGGAGCATCTACCCGAGCACCACGCTGAGCGCTCCCGGTATTCAGAGAACAAGTACAGTCGCAGCAAGGGCCACCCACGAAATGGCACGGCACGGGGCTCGGAGACAATAGGATTTATTCCTGGGTCAGCAGACAACACGCCTACCAGCAGACACGCCTGTGGCTCCTGTGCCTCTATGGGCTGGAGCAGCTGTAAGGCTCTTATTTGCTGTGTACTGACCTGTGGATTTTATGGCAGTCGAGAGCCCTGCCTGCCTGTCAACGAGAGCTCCACAGACCATCCCCCTAGAGCAGGTAGTGAGCCTCACCCTCCTAATGGCATGGCTGTGACCAACCCCACCTGTGGCATCCCTTTGGAGTCCAACAAGGCCACCAAAGCCTCTAAATTGCCCACAAGTGACAGCTTTCGCTACCCAGATGTGCGCATCGCAGGTCAGACGGTAAGGTATCCGGTTGCTGCCCCCAAACGGACCCGTGCAGCTGGCAAAGGGGAAAGCCACCGGCCAGTCAGCAACACCAGCCTGCTATCCGGTGAGGGCTATGACTTAGATGACCTGAGTGACACGGGCACAGACATTGACTCTCTCATCACCAAGAAGCTGCTGGAGCTTTACGCTCTGCACCAGATCGACCAGCTGGCCAAGTGCACCTCCGACTCGTCTTTCTCCCGCAAGACCAACGAGATCAGTGAGCTCATCTACAGCATCGCTCAGGATTACAAcctggaggagcaggaggccGAATGCAAGCTGGTGCACGGAGTCATCCGCATCAGCACACGAAAGGGCAAGAGGAACAAAAGCCATCAGTCCACAGCACAACGTCCTAATGGGAGGAGCGACGGGACTCTCCCAGACAGCGGCAACGAGACCATGACCAACACCTTCATGAGCAGTGACTGTAAGACTGTCGTGCGACATTTCGTAAACCAATGAACACTAATGATTACTgctgtatacacatatacaaacaaacaagcaaacaaacaaaccagccaTCTGACCTGTCTTCCCCTAATGACTCATAGTGTCTGTTGGAACGCTGCTGAGGCCTTTTTGTTTGGCTCATAGTTTTAAACCCTGAAATGCCAGGCATTTTACAAGCAATGGCCTAATAACAATTGGTTAATCTGAGGCAAGCTGATACAGGTACACAGTGTCTTATTAATATATTGCCCAATAGAGGAGATTACCGAATTCATTGTAAAATGAAGCGTGTAGTAATGTGTGTCGGAGCGCCTTCTCTGCTTGTgttcatttcatcttttgtttGTCCCCTGCTACAGTTCCGGAGGTGAAAGTGTCCGAGCAGACGCCATCAGATGAGCTGGCAAGGAAAATGAGACATTACAGCGGGAAAAGTAAGTACATGTGGGAATTTTCCATGTCAGGCACATATGGACCCTTTTGTATCGTCCTTTGTGTCGAAGAAAAAGCAAGCATGAGGGATTAAGAGTTGAATTTTGTCCAGAATCATTCAGCACCAGAGTGTGATTAGTGGTTAGAAATATTGCACATCATAACCTTAATTGTATTCATTGTGCTGATAGAGCCACAGTCTTTGTCCTGGTCATCGAGGTATAATTACCACCCCTGTGTGTGAATCAGTGTGTGGGGCTCAGTCTTTGCAGTCCATTGTACCTGCTGAAGCTGCGGGCATTTTCTCACATCCTCTCTATTTTCCAGAAACATACCACTCTTTAAACAGTGAAAGGCCTGCATTCCTGCCCTTTTCTCTGCATATTACAATCACTTGCTCATTAGCTGCCTCCTCCCCTCACCTGCCACCTTACACCCACCTATCAATCTGCCTCATTCTCCCCTCCAGCTCAGTGGGTCATGCTACACCACCTGCCAAAGCAGCAGATCAAGTCACATTAAATATATGCCACATAATGTCCCCTCGTTTATTATGTAATTTTAGCGAATACCTTGGGTTACAGATGGATTACCGTGCAgcagcctcctttttttttttttttttttttttttttctgttgtcattcTGCAAAGAGGCTGTTAAAAGGACGGGGTGTCCTGTTACATGCCTTTGAATGAGGGTACACCACATTGTGTTTCCACAACTTTCACATTGCAGCCTGGGAATGTGTCGACATCCTGGATTAAACTCAACATTTCACGTCTCACATCTCACATCTCGCCTTGTGTGCATGTTCTGTATTGGCTATTTCTATTACTgctatgtgttttgttttggtttttttctcaatgcattaaatatatatatattttttcctcgCAGCGTactcctccagcaccaccacagCCTACTCGCACTACCATCATGACACTGAAACAGACTCTTCAGGCGCTCCTCTGCTTCTCTGAAGGGCAACACCGAAGCTAAAGTACCTATACTGACAGGAGTTGTAACCAACTAGATGGACAATTTTATCCTTCGGCTATCATTTATACTGTTACTGAGTGGAGCACCTTTTGGGCGGTTGTACTTCTCCTTTTAGTGGTCCGGCTAATGTTTGCTATTGGAGTGTCATTTAAAGTCAAGGACATTTTATCTTTCCAGCAAATGACCACTgaggaaacaattttttttttttttttttttttttacacagggAGAGACAAAGCGAGTTTTTATGTATTAGTATACAGTGTTTAAAGGTGTTTTCAGAAAAAGGAACATGGCTACACCCCATGGTGTTTTAGCAGACAGTCCATAGGATAGAGACTGATGGTAGAACATAACCGTCCTCATTCTTGTCTGTGTGATTGTTTATGCAAGCCGTTGTGCATGTATTGTGTGTATGGGTTACTGACTCCTGCCATTTAGATTCCTTAGAGGCATGATCTGCAAACTGTATTCTTAAGCCATATTGTGATGTACATATTTTTAAGTCAATGTTACTTTCTGGGTTGTTAAACCATTTGTGGCATATGgccacagttttttttgttttgtttgttttttgttttttttgttttgttttttttactcacagATAAGTcctgtttttaacaaaataaaaatctccgTGCTTGTTTATGTCTTTTCATGTGTATTCATCAAGGAAATTATATGTGTAGTAACGATGTTTTTAAGTCATGCATTTCTTATTTTAGCTTGCAGAAAATATGACAGTACTGCTCCATGCTTGCAGAGCTTTGTgacagcattttgttttctatttctacacaagacaaaataacatttatctACTTTGAATTGCTGCAGGTCCATTTGTTTTGCAACTAATTATTCACTCCTATATTAACAAGTCTTTGCCTCACAGGGTCTTCTGCTACTGTTTCTTCAGCCTACTCTTCCTCTTTATCTCTTGGATTATTGTTGTCAAGCTCATCTCCCTAAGGTCACTACGTTGTACCAGGCAGGCTTTTCCGCCCTCAGCAAAAGAAGAAACTTGTTTGGCTGGTTCtgacaaaaaggaaataaaatccTGGGGTTTATCTTTGTCATTTATTGCAAAGGGAAGAAGCAGTGCAGAAAATCAGCGTGATTTCAGAAACTTGTTCTGAACTCCTACAATGGACCAAATGAATTGAACTGTATTTAccaatactgtatattttaagaTATGCCTCAGTCCTAAAGCAGTATGCCTTCACGTGACAGGTCTATTGTTGCAGTTGCCAACAAAAAATGTGCAGTGCACTTAGTTAATGAGCACCTATGGCAGACACCACcaataacaaatgtttttttttttgttaacagttGGTCCATTTACATATTTTCCGGTGTAGTTAAAATtacagtgctttttttgtgttaagggaatatgtatgttttgtgcattaatttctttttttcagccttaaaactaaagaaattaAACATCAGCACCTGGAAGCAGGACAGAAAAAGGTAGATAGCTTCACTAGCTTTAAAGAAATTAATCTAAAACCTTATTTAAACACTGTGATTTGTACTGAAAACAGGTGAAAGGATTTTATActtatttgtacaaaaaaaaattgtcactaCTCAACAAAGCCCAGTAAGCTGCAAACAAGCAATtgatctgtatttttctgtggcAAATGTAGAGGTTTTcgattttcttttctgtttgtgttgagtCGCAGTTGCCCTGTGTAACCCCATTTCCTCTGGCTCTCTGCCCCAACCAGCACATTCCTGTTTTACCTGTATGAGGTGTCATGTAAAGGCTCACTGTTTCACAACTTACATACCACAGGCTAGGATGAATCAAGAGGGCTTGTTCTCTATCAAATATAGCCTGAAGATTGTTAACAGCAACCTCAGATATTTAAGACACTTGATTTAGCATTCAGATATTTCTTCTACTTTctctttcaacttttttg
This sequence is a window from Xiphias gladius isolate SHS-SW01 ecotype Sanya breed wild chromosome 22, ASM1685928v1, whole genome shotgun sequence. Protein-coding genes within it:
- the kdf1a gene encoding keratinocyte differentiation factor 1 — protein: MPGHSTGANQASRHYKHHISSSRAEKYRQSRTISRDSTASQESHKDPHWEHLPEHHAERSRYSENKYSRSKGHPRNGTARGSETIGFIPGSADNTPTSRHACGSCASMGWSSCKALICCVLTCGFYGSREPCLPVNESSTDHPPRAGSEPHPPNGMAVTNPTCGIPLESNKATKASKLPTSDSFRYPDVRIAGQTVRYPVAAPKRTRAAGKGESHRPVSNTSLLSGEGYDLDDLSDTGTDIDSLITKKLLELYALHQIDQLAKCTSDSSFSRKTNEISELIYSIAQDYNLEEQEAECKLVHGVIRISTRKGKRNKSHQSTAQRPNGRSDGTLPDSGNETMTNTFMSSDFPEVKVSEQTPSDELARKMRHYSGKTYSSSTTTAYSHYHHDTETDSSGAPLLL
- the LOC120784566 gene encoding trophoblast glycoprotein-like, producing MCIFAVRVFLGILLLARYQCFECPFGCECFAVTRSVKCVSKDLLTVPQSIPGYARTVIITGNNIHQIAPDSFSEMENITNIILSNNRITQLASHSFSALVNLRFLDLSGNQVALIHPESLSIPGSPLQELNLSRSLYNFTALTDLATVLRWGGLKGLLRLDLSGNHLALLPPGMFSHLPNLQQLFLNNNSMVAVYSGTLSGMNHLEVLDLTQNAFMTFRADALQELEKLGNSRILLGDNPYTCSCEIRHFVSWLNESRAQLDVNALRCASPRELTNTQLRGLSVQAIGCAVPVQEEVADLTLQTSYVFLGLVLGFVGMVFLFVLYLNRKGMKKWINEMRDACRDVLEGYHYRYEIDSDPRLGHISAGNGGSRAQGLLRLDLSQHLPHDTCIVQVSTDTRVKQVTTSPPVTL
- the LOC120784567 gene encoding transmembrane protein 222-like; the encoded protein is MAAADDTDMMMNYHGDFLKTDRKNSRYPYCIVWTPIPILSWVLPFIGHMGICTSSGVIRDFAGSYFVSEDNMGFGRPTKYWKLDVDKVCGNGAATWDKAVHDASEEYKCRPHNLCFDNCHSHVAMALNLMRYNNSTSWNMVNLCLLSLINGKHVSWAAFLKTWLPFLMLCGVLATFILTFNLQ